The sequence CACGGCAGAGTATCAGCCGGTTATGGTGCATGCCGGGCCGTTTGCCAATATTGCCGTGGGCCAGTCATCCATCATTGGGGATCGCATTGGTTTGAAGATGTTTGACTACCATGTGACGGAGAGTGGATTCGGGGCAGATATAGGCTTTGAGAAATTCTGGAATGTGAAATCCCGCTTCAGTGGACTTACACCTAATGCCGTGGTAATCGTGACGACCATACGGGCATTGAAGATGCACGGCGGAGGACCGGCGGTAGTGGCCGGCAGGCCCATTCCAGAGGAATACCAGAAAGAAAATTTGGGGTTGGTGGACAAAGGGGTTTTAAATCTCCTGCATCATATAGAGAATGTGAAGAAATCAGGGGCTAAGCCGGTAGTTTGTATCAATTATTTCCATACAGATACCCACGAAGAAGTGGCTTTGGTTCGTAGATATGTTGAGGACACAGGCACACGGTGTGCTCTGGCCAAACACTGGCTTGAGGGTGGAGAGGGCGCCCTGGAACTGGCCGATGCGGTCATTGATGCCTGCCAGGAGAAGGTTGATTTTAGATTCCTCTATCCATTGGAGATGCCGCTTCGAGAGAGGGTTGATCTGATTGCCCGAGAGATATACGGCGCCAATGGGGTCTCCTGGACGCCTGAGGCGGAAGCCAAGGCCAAGGCCTTTGAGAGCAATCCTGCCATGCAGGACTTCGCTACGATGATGGTTAAAACCCACTTAAGCCTTACCCATGACCCGACCTTGAAAGGCGTGCCCAAGGGGTGGATTCTGCCGGTCCGCGACGTCTTGATATTCGCCGGGGCCAAGTTCCTCTGCCCCTGCACCGGCACTATCAGTCTGATGCCGGGGACGGCTTCTGATCCGGCCTTCAGAAGGGTGGATGTGGATGTGAATACAGGAGAGGTTACAGGGCTTTTTTAGACAGAAGATAGAGCCTATCCCCAAACCCGATCCGAGCTGCGACCGTTAGGGAGCCACCACGGGCTCGCTATCTAGTCATCCATCGGCCGTTGTAGTGGCCTCCGAGATCGGCTTTCAGGGCGCTGAGGTTTTGGGAGAGGTTCTTAGTGAACTCATTGTTCCCTATTAAGTGTTCA comes from bacterium and encodes:
- a CDS encoding formate--tetrahydrofolate ligase; this translates as MAYDATKLKDWQIAQEAEKNMPSPSEWGEKLGLKKDEIIHYGRICKLDFLKIIERLKDKPDGKYIDITAITPTPLGEGKTTTTLGLIEGLGKRGQNVGGCIRQPSGGPTMNIKGTAAGGGNALLIPMTEFSLGLTGDIDGISNAHNLAMVALTARMQHEANYSDEELAKRHLRRLDINPRRVEMGWVIDFCAQALRNIVIGLGSEKDGFMMHSKFGITVSSELMAILSIARDLKDLRQRLDKIIVAYDKRGKPVTTADLEVGGAMCAWMRNAINPTLMSTAEYQPVMVHAGPFANIAVGQSSIIGDRIGLKMFDYHVTESGFGADIGFEKFWNVKSRFSGLTPNAVVIVTTIRALKMHGGGPAVVAGRPIPEEYQKENLGLVDKGVLNLLHHIENVKKSGAKPVVCINYFHTDTHEEVALVRRYVEDTGTRCALAKHWLEGGEGALELADAVIDACQEKVDFRFLYPLEMPLRERVDLIAREIYGANGVSWTPEAEAKAKAFESNPAMQDFATMMVKTHLSLTHDPTLKGVPKGWILPVRDVLIFAGAKFLCPCTGTISLMPGTASDPAFRRVDVDVNTGEVTGLF